aaattattagtaagtttttattaagtttatattataaaatcgcGTGTGCTTGTTTTCTAAAATTCCTACCCTTTCCATCAATTGAAAGGTAATTCGAAATAAGGTGGAGCGGATGTGTACTTACGTTATGTCTAATGTGTGCTTTTTCATGCCCTTTAAGTGAGTTACTTATTTAGATTAGAAGATTTGATATTGTACACATTTTTGTGATATGTACATgcatcattttttcttaaaatcttTCCATTGGTGAAggttaattttttgtttttgtcattcatgatttttattttttccgagATTTCGAATATTCGCGGTTTTTTGTATTGAAGTATAGATGGCAGTTCACTACCCTTGCTTCGTTGCGCTGGCGATTTTCTCGCATAGCGCAGGACTTTGCACGCAAAGCTTTACATCTGTATGTGATTGATTGCTATCTAAAGTGATCATGTGGTGTATCTGTGTAAGTGTGTGAATGTATTACAAAGCGTTTAAATATGCTTTCATTTCTCTTAAATTTGATGCTTAATTAGGCACAGATGGCCTTGTAAATTGATATTTTGACGATTTCCGTTAATAGAATTTTCGTTGAGTCGATCGCAAAATTTGAagtaaaaagtattaaatcgGTAGTTTAATGTTCAGAATACACGATAGATGAAATCATAGATGATGTCAAAGCAATAATCGAATGAAGCAAAGTGTGAATGTGTGCCTACACAGGCAACGGTTCATAGAAACGCAGCttcgatgaaaatttcaaagatccAAATTCTTGGTTTTGTGAGCCAATCTCGTGACTTGTCATAACCTTGTCTCGTTATCTTTGTttgatacataaatataagtatGTTAGTACTGATTTAATGATATGCAATTATTCGTACCGATCAGTACACTACAAGTGTTCGCTTTGTGTTTGAAAAGCAGTATGATATTCGAAAGCAAATCAAATTACTTAAATCAGAATAGGTTGTGCCCGTGAAACGACATTAAAGTAATATTGATTCCGATAATCTTTGTAATCATATTCCGTGCGTTCTAATCACGATATTgttctatatatctttaattaatttgatttatttaagtaaattatattgcttcgccaattttatttttatttttctcttgttaatttactttcattttttttttatttttttattatttatttatttattttttatttgtttaaataattgtaacgTATGCATAAAggataaatattcttttttaaagattctGCGATAACCACTTCTCCAtcagaagacgaagaagataatGCAGAATTTTATGATGCTCAAGAGACGGATACATTTACACTGACTATTCCAGGAGTAGCTTCAACTAATTCGATATCTCACCCAAGAGATCGTACTGATTCTCAAGGAAGTGATGATGGCTCTAGCTCTGAAGGCGACCCAACACCTTTGCCAGTTTCTGATTCTGCTGGAGCAGAGTCATTTCTTATTGTGACCGACTCTACAGTAGTACAACCTTCTTCTCCTATTACAAATACAGACGAGCTGGACAATGTAATTAATCTTTgccaaaataatatatgattaaaatgcttaaagtatataatattttttattaatacatagaCGGCTTGGCAAACCAACAATGGCGGAAGCAGTGGCACCGGGTTAGTAAATACACctaacagaaaaagaagaactagAGTACCTGATAAACCTAATTATCCTTTAAACCTATGGagtattatgaaaaattgtattggcaaagatttatcaaaaattccGATGCCTGTTAATTTCTCGGAACCACTTAGTATGCTTCAAAGGCTTACAGAAGATTATGAGTATGCAGAGATTCTTGATAGGTACATCATATATCTATCTAACGTTTTTTCCTGAGCAATAAATTAAGTTAATAAAGTTAAGTGTTCTAAaaacttaataattattgaaagttGAAAATAATGTTTGCGTTTACAGAGCAGCAGAATGTACCGACAGCTACGAACAAATGGCCTATGTAGCTGCATTTACTATCTCTAGTTATTCTACAACTGCCAGCAGAACAGGCAAACCTTTTAATCCATTATTAGGTGAAACGTATGAATGCGATCGCACAGATGATCTCGGTTGGCGAGCGATTTCCGAACAAGTTTCCCATCATCCTCCCATGTTAGCTCAGCATTGCCAAGGTAGGAAATGGAGTTGCTGGCAGGAGTTCACCATGGCTTCTAAATTTCGCGGAAAGTATCTTCAGGTAAACAACTTTATCGAACCTGATACATATCTGTTTTGTTTCTCGAAGCTaaggaattcttttttctacgcaTACATATTCCGCAGGTAATACCTTTGGGTACAGCTCATTTAGAATTTAATACGGAACACCAACATTATACATGGCGTAAAGTAACAACCACTGTACACAATATAATAGTTGGAAAATTATGGGTTGATCAAAGTGGTGATATGGATATTGTCAATCACAAAGACGGTATCAAGTGCCATCTAAAATATATACCATACTCATATTTTTCAAGAGATAATCAGCGTAAAGTTAAAGGCGTTGTCATGAATTCAAATAAAGAGGTGAAATGGGTGGTTCAGGGTACGTGGGATTCAAAGATAGAAATTGCTCCTGTCATTAGTACGTCGGGAGCTCCAGACAATCCTGTTTATAAAACAGGGCCATACATATTAGCTTGGAAACGGCGTATGCCTTCGTAAGTATCGAAAAATGTAATCGTTTGTATCTATCGTATcaagagataatattttttatttaaacgttcatttttctaatttcatatGATAGTGATGATTGCGAAAGGTATTACTCATTCACGGAACTGGCCTCTCAGCTTAACGAGCCAGAAGATGGCGTAGCTCCTACAGATTCCCGATTAAGACCTGACCAGAGATTAATGGAAGACGGACAATGGGATGAAGCTAATGCAGAAAAACTTCGACTCGAAGAGAAGCAGAGGGCTGCAAGGCGTTACCGTGAACACGAAGCTGAAAGAGCTTCTTCACAAGGTACAGAGACATCGTACGATTGTTTTCAAAAATCTAACGaattaatatgatttaattcggagcatttattttataggtTTACCTTATGAAAGTTGGGAACCGTTATGGTTTAAGAAACAGCAGGATCCATACACGGATAGTCTTTGCTATATGTATAGTGATGAATATTGGGAGTGTAAGAGCAAAGGCGATTGGTCAAGATGTCCAAACATATTTTAGTCTGTAATATATCAGTTTACAATCTGACCGCCCATTTACAGTAAAGAAAAGTTTGGATCTTTTAACGTGAAGATAACTAGCAGTAGATATCACGGACGCGAAGagtaattttcataatttcatgcTAAACGTGATATTGGGGTTGTTATTGGGTGTGGTATAGTCTTTACTTCTTCCAATGAAGTGAACAAAAGTTGATGCTTGCAAATATGACACATACATCGTACATTATGTACTCTTGTGTCATGATCATGCTGCTACCTGcctttcctattttcttccttAGCTATGTCCTTCCTATTGTCTCGCTAATTTGATCGGTCGTTGTAAAATTCTACGAAGCAACCGTCGTCCATATTGCgtgattttttaaaacgagTTCTTCGAATCTCATTGTTGAAGTCTATTCGATGAGCAagcatttttttaatctttaaaaatgtCGCCAGTAAGAAATATCGTGATGATTTGTAAAACACTTACATATactattttattgtataattagAATAGCAATTTTCCAGTAGTAAATTTACTAACGACTGTTCCGTACCGTTCTCACagaaaattaacaatttggaTTTATGTAATTCAGTATTACAATGCATCGTagagaaattgaaatatcATGTGGGTTTCCTGTTTTTCTtaactttattatattcaagCTTTCACAAAATTCTATCATATCATAGGAATGTAATttcttgacatattttattacatatacatcgCGGAAAGTACTTATACAGACTATGAAACGTGTGTTATATGCTTCACGCGATGATGTGATATTtgcaaatgaataaaagaaaggattcAAATTGTGAAAGCGTTGCTGCATATATTTTAAGCGAGATGGTGCCCTCATTTGGCTCTATTGAAACCtctactaaaaaataaaaataataaaaaaaaaaaaataaaataaagaaaaaaaaagtacaccAAGAAAAAGCAATCAAAACGAAATGCTGCTTTTATATCTTTGCGTTCGTCCGACTGCCACGTTTCAAATCTTTACGCGGATACTCAAACAAGGGGTGGCATTAATAACCACTTTAATTCGTGTGATTTCAAGAAACGTTCCTGAATGTGCCACTAGAATCTGTGTGTAGTCGTGGAAGTGCTAAAATGGGCTTAACTCGGAAAATACATTGGGTGACTCGTGATGCgtttaaacatataaaaacagATTCGGTGGGCAAGCGAGTGAAACTTTGAAGCTTCCAAATTCATGGTGCCCGCACGCCTAATGAACATTCTAAAATATTGGGAAGGCGTGTCGTTGACTGAGCCGATACAAGCCCATTATGTCGAGGCAACGATTATGGGTTTATAAACTGGAATCGAACCCAAGAAAGGAAGCATATTCAAAAAAGCGGTCTTAAGAGATTATAAGTTCCAAACAATTTGCAGAGAATAAGATATTAAACTATAAACATAACATTCGTCACTACTACGGATTCTTTCcaaactataatataataataatatatatatataaattatatatatatataaacatgtaaaatactaagtgaatatatatgtatttcatatatatacatatatatatatatatgtatgtatgtatgtatgtatatgtatatatatatataaagaaaattaccgCACGCACACATTCATACACAGGCATACGCGAGCGATTTATCCGCGTAAAttgtgcatatgtatgtatgtatgtatgttcgtatgtacatataacagtaataaaacttattatatatCCCTCTATATAAGAAGCATATCGGTTGTTTCGTTCTTAGTGTGTGATCGCCGAGCCGATCATCAACACTACACGACTAGCCCGCTTGCAgccaatatttaaaattattgttattttaattctgGCTGTATCATActtttaatagttaaaataacattcagagaaaaatgatatatctgtatacatataaatataaattagttataaaataatttaaaaggagaaacaaatttaaaaagttaCGACGATAAgccgaatagaaaaaaatgtttggatTATAGTGCTTGTACATTAGCCAATCGTGTGGAACGACAAATACAAAATGCTTCGCTACAAAACAATCATTTTGTAGCATTTGCATTACACCTCGCATTTCCCATTCGTTTTCCTTGATCATCAAGATATATAGACATTTTTCAGTCGACGATTgttgatttaaaatatttcagaaacAGATCGTGGCAACATGCCCTTTTCTCTAAATTCGATGAACCGTATATTAACgattatatctatacataaacgtacatatatgtgtgtgtgtgtgtgtgtgtgtgtacatagacacaatgtacatacatttgaCTTTGACGTACGTCAATGAATTTTAGGAAGAATGTCACTGGCACGGATGCCATCTATTTCACGTTTCGAATTTCGCGGGTTATCGTTACGAGCAATTCAGATATGCAAGAAAAACGTTTCCAATGGTTGGAAGAATCATTATATCGCATAGCAAATTCAAagcatattttaatatactcGATTAAATGCGTAGGATATTGAAATGAGATACGAAATGCTGATACACGAGTGCCATCTGTCGAGCACTCGCGCATACATATCTCTCATAAAAGAGATTTATAATGATCGTTGACAAAAAACATGGagaatcaatgaaaaaaagaagaaaagaatgtctCTATTAAAAATCAGGATTTAATCGAGAGAAACATCGTCGTAAGAAACGAATCGATGTAGAGAAAATGAGTTTTTTTTGCCTTTTGGACGATAGTTCGTTCGCGATTCTTGATGAGGGCGCTGTTAACAGTGACGTCACGCGTAATGATACACGGGCTTCAACATGCGCCATGCGACAGAGCGTCTTGCGGAGCCTGCGCGAGTCGGGAACTGCTTTCGATTGTTGGCGGGCGCCGCCATCTTGGTCAGTGAGCTTGCGAGTGGCTGTGCGAGGAGGTGTACGTATTTCGGTGAAACAAGCAATTCGTGAGATTTCCCTGAAAGCCCTTGTCTACTCGTGAAATCCACACGCATCCAAGATGTCGGAACGGGAGGACAACGTTTACAAGGCGAAACTAGCCGAACAAGCCGAACGCTATGACGGTGAGTGGATATTTTTCTGGGTAAGGGAGCCGGCCTGGGCCAAAATGGAAATCGACAAAATCGGTAGGAGAGTGGGATTGCTCGGCTCTCCTACACGAAACCCGCCCATTCAACCGTTcacctctcattctctttctcctccgaCTACGAATTTCCTCTTTTCCACAAATTCTATAAATGAAGCCGGAACGAGATTTCCGAGGAAACGTATAATCGCTACGAACCTCGCGAGATCTGTCAAAAGTCGCGGAAGAAACGTCAAGCGTGAATGCTAGCATTGCCCGGTTTATGAAAAAGAACCGGTGAgctatgaaattttttttctttcgatggcTCATGTCATTTCTCATTCTTAACGATAGCAGGGAAGCTTGTTCAGGAATATCGACGATCCTGCGGCTCTCCCTTTTCacctcccccttctctctctctttctctctctctctctctattcttctctacctttctctacttctttctttctttccttctctctctttctctcacatacaCTCGTttgctcgcttgctcgctcgcgaCGTCGTCAGCGCTGGAGCAACGGCGAGGTAGCGTTGCTAGGCGTACTGTGTTCGGCACTTTGAGGGGCCCCATCGTCCAGATAACCAGACAAGTCGGTCCTTCACCGTGTAGCGTGACGCATAGATCGACGACGGAGAAGTTAAGAGTCGCTTTAAAAAGCCGCGATGCCGGCTTTTACTACGACGGACACACGTAGTAACGCGTGTACCGCTCGTGGCATTTGGCCTTGAAGAACACAGAGAAATCGCACAACCAATCGACGGGACCGGCTCGACCTTCGGCCTTCTCTTCtgtgctctctctttctctctttctctttctcttttttctacctacctacctacctacctacctacctacctatccaGAAATTCTCctgcttttctttcctttccaacCCTTTGCCTTTTTCCTCGCACAGCtgctcttctcctctcttctatctttgtCCTCctaaaatctttgaaaatggCGTGGGTGTTTTTAGTAGGGGCGGAGGGAGAACGAGGAGAAATAGCTTCGTTTCTCGTGACTAGTCGTGCTTGATACTTTTACTTCCATTCACGATGTACGACGTACGTTCTATGTATGTCCATTGTGAATATACGCGTGTAAATGCGtgactatatacatatatatatgtatatatatactatatacaatatatcatatatatatagtctagTTCATAGATagactatatatttatatatatatgtgtgtgcgtgtatatacacacacatataaaatcCTATATACATGTCATTCGCACGAATGTTGGACTTGGAGCTTGGTAGAAAGTTCAAAGGAAAGTTCTGCTAAGTACGTTAGCGCCGtactttcttcgtcttttccaTGAGCGAACgcatttatgtatgtaaagGTTCCTTGGTAGAAACGTCGTAGGAATGGCAAGCGCGAGTCAAACGCCTCCTGCTTAGTCACTCATCGATCGTGCGTGGAATGGGATAGGTTAGGAGGGAGGGTTGGAGGGAGAGGGGCTGCTGCTGCTAATGATCCTAAGGGGGCTAATGTTTCTCGCgtgatatctatatatcgacaagtagaataagaagaatgaTAGATAGTGAAGAAtaacgagagataaaaatacaaaaaaaagggggggggGAAAAAGTATAAGTGAGAAAAGGTCGCTCGTGCAGAGTGCTgcatcgaataaatattattcattcgtCATTGGTTGATTGGCTCTTGCCAAAGGATGAACATGGGTTctcgtagaaataaaatttgtggTATTGACCCGGGTATGCTTGTAGAGAAAAGAACATCGGACGAGATGAAACGAAACgttagaaggagaaggagaaggaatcGAAGGAGGTCGAcatatgatttcttttctttatctttccctttctgtcgaggaaaagagaaggagagtcgGCTAAATTTTAGGGTTGcgggaatgagagagatacaaagacgagagagatagagaacggTCATATAGAGAGAATGAGCGAGAGAACTGCTAGAGGGGAGCTAAAGTTGAGGGGTAGTCACGAGCGTCGAGCGAAAGAGGCAGAGGGCGACCACGGCCGAAGGAAAGTATTGATCTGCTGCGCCCGCTACCTTACGTTTCCGTATATCTCGGCCGGTATACTTCGTTCCTCGTAATTCCGTCGCTAACGATTCCGATATGCCTTTTCGTGaagctcttctcttctctagctctatcttttatatatgtatatatatagatatatatatttttttctttttaccttctttttttctgaagAATGGTTTTGTAATATTCCATTCACACATATGGCTTGAAAAGGTTTATTGAACTAATTGTCTCTCtgtattaaatgttatttcaaatgtatatttatttttattatctttaatatatcGTACCATTTCAAATCTATCGTgttagacagacagacagacagagagagagagagagagatttttcttataacttgtttaaaatcgaaataatgtgGAAGTAATTGAAAATATGCGAACAGGGGAGATGCTATCGAGGATAGCATCGAACTTGGTTTGATAATACGAGATAAAGGTAACGCGTAATACATAAAGTGCGATCCTCTAAAACATATATCGTTTACATTCGAATACAGTTTTCGAAAGGATTGAATGATATAACAAAAGATAACGACGatgtattacattttttcgGAAGGTTATCACCACGAGAAAGTTGCGTTAAACCACTTCGGGAAAGATCGAACGTCGTTGAATCAGTATACTCGTTATTGCCTTTATTTTCGTTCTGCTCTTTAAACGCGTACGAACTTTATCGcggttttatttattatttcttttttattaattctttttttttatatatatatatattttgttttactattctttttgtccgatttgctttttcttttcttttttatgtggTTCGTTCTCGCTAACGTTAAAACGAAGAACATTACGTCAAACTAATGGAATGGAGATTCGAAATACTATTTACGATTCATTTACGGTCAATACTCTTGTGTGTGCCACTCtacattttaaatttcttttacgcCATTGTTACTATTAACAAATTCACTATATTCGGcatacatattttcatttgCATTATAGTCATTGACATCGAACGGATGtcgatatattttgatattcaaatatacttatttatcgGAAAGTTTATTGATTTTCTCTGACTTTTTATTTACGCCGAGACCAATctgttgatatatatacatatacatacatatatatatatatatatatatatatatatggtatctgggttgcatatatatatatatatatatgttatatagacattttatatatacatatatataattcgtacgagtttaaagaaattaaaacttattGATCGACAATGATAACGCTTTTCATGATTTTTATCCTCGTTCTCCGTAGTTCATTAATCATTTATGAGTAtgataaaagggaaaaaatgaagagaaagaaaaatgtcgctTGGGGATTCTACGATCAAAGctttttaatataacgatgaaacgaggaaaaagaagaggaagaagaagaagaagaaggcgcGTCCTGTGGCAGCAAGGCGCCGCCATAGGTAATGTGTTGCTTTTTCTACCGAGCTATCGATCCTTGGAGGGAGAGCTGCGCCGAATTTCGACTGTGGTGGTCGCGCGTAAGCGTCAGAAACTCCTCTCGAATGAAGCGAGCGTGTGCGGCCATTGCCAGCTTCCGTCATACCACCAAtcaaaatgtttctttctctcgaactgtcgttctttatctttttttctttctttttttttatcctctctttatttctcgcTTACCAACGATTGatggataagaagaaaaaaaaaacaacaatttTTCCTCGTTCCCTTCCAATTGGAAAAACtgatcgttcatttttttccctcgagTCTCGTTTTTTTGCTCTTTGATATAACGTAACTGAGATTTCAAAGCACGTTGCACTCgtggaatattttttcaaaaattctttcgactttgacgataattttttctccacctatactcctcctcttcttcttttttttttttttttttttttttttaatactcgctttattttaattatcgattgtTTTGTTCGTTAAGAAACAAAGAGCATTTTATTGCGTGTGCATAtagttattatttgttatataaaacaaatcttttcttttgtattttttacaaGCTTCTCAAATGTTCATAAAATAGGAGGtctacataaaattattatattcttttattactcTCTGATCTACCCTATATACAGAATGAATCACTTGTTACACGTCGTTATCTCACTCTCAAGCAAAAATACACTAAGAACGGTTGCACACTTATACAAAACTCATTTAGTAGTATACCTTCATTGTTATATCTTCTCTAATCCATTGAAACATTGACTTCCAACAAGTGACTCACTCTGTTTTACTCGATTCTGTTGTATTATCAATCAAAGGGACGTTGGAAGGAAGTAGCACAGGTGTGTTAGAGATAATGGTTATCTAGAAAAATACGTGTGCGTTAGGTTGGTAAGAGtaatcgttcttttctttcttttctttttctttttacaataaatgaaCTAAGTCGTCGACAttcttcgaagagaaaaaaaaatgtagagtAAGAATAGCGATCATAGATCACGAATTAACAGGTTATTAACGTTTGAATTTTCCATAGTAATTTTCATTCgagatacatttattttaataggtatattcttttaatcgaAAACAGTCAATAATCTTTTAATGGAGCTGCTCGACGAAGTGcttgataaaaagtaaaaaaaaaaagagagagagagagagaaaaaaaaaatagaaaatgcatGTTAATACACTTGCAATTCGTACTTGTGATATTACGAGTATGATAAAAAACGATCTAAAGTTAACACGATGAAATCTTGATTATTTCAAtgacgtatatattatatatatacaccgtGATACATGTGATATGAGTAAGACTCGAAAAGTCCTTTGAACACATGCAGTCGTGTAATATATGCAgctcattttcatttctttttcgtataatttataatttacgtTTGATAGACATCGCCATTACGACTCGATGTTACAAACTTgttagataattaatatcgttaacGATATATTCTTGAACGGTATTATACTTAGATTATAAAAGGTATTTCCTTAAGactataattttgaaaatacgaACCTAGTGTGATCACTTCGcacattgtttttatttattaattcgtgTAAACCATGCGATCATTTGTTTGCTTGgaaatttaatttagaaaCTAAAGTAAAAACCCTTGTTCACTTGATACGTTAATATAAGaggaaatttgaaaaaagtcGTTTATGTACGGctacgataaataaaagtatctaAGTATATCGTTCGCGCATGACCAGTGATATAATACCTGAATAGCGAGAGCACCTTTGCGAAGTTCAAGGGTCAGCGGGTTAATATATGTCAGCGTACTTTTCCTACGCGATAACTTCTCATACGGAATTGAGTCGTgctaaaagttaaataaagtGTACGAGTAGAAGGGCGATTTGTGATATTGTTTTCGATTCTTCTATCCGAGTTTATTCGATCGTATGGAAGAATCGAATATTGAGAGTTACACGAACGTTCCATCGCACGAGAAGGACATGAGGACGACAAGCAATGACTTTGATTGAAGTTAGATAGGCGGAAGCAGATTTATGACCTTGAATAAAGTCGGAGAACCGTTTAAAACGCAAATTATCCGAATCCTTCGTATAGTCTTACCTCGGAACGAGGTCAATTATGATCCGTCGAGAAGactgttaattttatataaacgataattattatataaaatattatagcg
Above is a window of Vespula vulgaris chromosome 4, iyVesVulg1.1, whole genome shotgun sequence DNA encoding:
- the LOC127063001 gene encoding oxysterol-binding protein 1 isoform X2 codes for the protein MSDSKAQHGTQEMKGWLFKWTNYLKGYQRRWFVLSNGLLSYYRNPAEMSHTCRGTISMHGALIHTVDACTFVVSNGGTQTFHIKAATEVERQQWVTALELAKAKAIQAVESDEEEEEYQDNDNQKAEQGTAVKDLSQRLEDLQTCNDLIAKRGSILQRALNELETLEPLYPDLITKIKTVNEKATIFRIAANAMISTSNDYLQLAQQQEPKWKKMLQHERDQKARIERMVEQLARQHSNLEEAAQHALPSATPAGGHRPSHSAITTSPSEDEEDNAEFYDAQETDTFTLTIPGVASTNSISHPRDRTDSQGSDDGSSSEGDPTPLPVSDSAGAESFLIVTDSTVVQPSSPITNTDELDNTAWQTNNGGSSGTGLVNTPNRKRRTRVPDKPNYPLNLWSIMKNCIGKDLSKIPMPVNFSEPLSMLQRLTEDYEYAEILDRAAECTDSYEQMAYVAAFTISSYSTTASRTGKPFNPLLGETYECDRTDDLGWRAISEQVSHHPPMLAQHCQGRKWSCWQEFTMASKFRGKYLQVIPLGTAHLEFNTEHQHYTWRKVTTTVHNIIVGKLWVDQSGDMDIVNHKDGIKCHLKYIPYSYFSRDNQRKVKGVVMNSNKEVKWVVQGTWDSKIEIAPVISTSGAPDNPVYKTGPYILAWKRRMPSDDCERYYSFTELASQLNEPEDGVAPTDSRLRPDQRLMEDGQWDEANAEKLRLEEKQRAARRYREHEAERASSQGLPYESWEPLWFKKQQDPYTDSLCYMYSDEYWECKSKGDWSRCPNIF
- the LOC127063001 gene encoding oxysterol-binding protein 1 isoform X1, which translates into the protein MSDSKAQHGTQEMKGWLFKWTNYLKGYQRRWFVLSNGLLSYYRAEPTGGPKISTRRKRRAGRASENPAEMSHTCRGTISMHGALIHTVDACTFVVSNGGTQTFHIKAATEVERQQWVTALELAKAKAIQAVESDEEEEEYQDNDNQKAEQGTAVKDLSQRLEDLQTCNDLIAKRGSILQRALNELETLEPLYPDLITKIKTVNEKATIFRIAANAMISTSNDYLQLAQQQEPKWKKMLQHERDQKARIERMVEQLARQHSNLEEAAQHALPSATPAGGHRPSHSAITTSPSEDEEDNAEFYDAQETDTFTLTIPGVASTNSISHPRDRTDSQGSDDGSSSEGDPTPLPVSDSAGAESFLIVTDSTVVQPSSPITNTDELDNTAWQTNNGGSSGTGLVNTPNRKRRTRVPDKPNYPLNLWSIMKNCIGKDLSKIPMPVNFSEPLSMLQRLTEDYEYAEILDRAAECTDSYEQMAYVAAFTISSYSTTASRTGKPFNPLLGETYECDRTDDLGWRAISEQVSHHPPMLAQHCQGRKWSCWQEFTMASKFRGKYLQVIPLGTAHLEFNTEHQHYTWRKVTTTVHNIIVGKLWVDQSGDMDIVNHKDGIKCHLKYIPYSYFSRDNQRKVKGVVMNSNKEVKWVVQGTWDSKIEIAPVISTSGAPDNPVYKTGPYILAWKRRMPSDDCERYYSFTELASQLNEPEDGVAPTDSRLRPDQRLMEDGQWDEANAEKLRLEEKQRAARRYREHEAERASSQGLPYESWEPLWFKKQQDPYTDSLCYMYSDEYWECKSKGDWSRCPNIF